ACGGCGGCGTTCTCGTCGAAGCGGATGTAGGAACCGTCTGCACGACGGCGCTCCTTCACGGTCCGCACGATCACGGCCTTGACGACATCACCCTTTTTGACGTTGCCGCCCGGGATCGCGTCCTTGACCGTGGCGACGATGACGTCGCCGATGCCGGCGTAGCGCCGACCCGAGCCGCCGAGGACACGGATGCAGAGGATCTCCTTCGCACCGGTGTTGTCGGCGACCTTGAGTCGCGACTCCTGCTGGATCATCGGTTTTTCTCCTGGTTGTCGTGCCGGTTCTCAACCACTCGCGGTCGTTGAGCCTTGCCGAACTTGTTTGCTGAAACTTGGGGGGACGGGTGCTACTTGGCCTTCTCGACGATCGAGACGACGCGCCACCGCTTGGTGGCGGACAGCGGGCGGGTCTCCATGATCAGGACCCGGTCACCGATGCCGCACTCGTTCTGCTCGTCGTGCGCTTTGAGCTTCGACGTACGGCGGAGAACCTTGCCGTACAGCGCGTGCTTGACGCGGTCCTCGACGGTGACGACGACGGTCTTGTCCATCTTGTCGCTGACGACGAGACCCTCGCGCACCTTGCGGCGCGTACGGTCCTCTGCGGTTACTTCACTCATGCGGCACCATCCTTAGCTGCGCCCGGGGCGGTCCGGATGCCGAGCTCGCGCTCGCGCACCACGGTGTAGATCCGGGCAATGTCCTTCTTGACCGAGCGGAGCCGGCCGTGGCTCTCGAGCTGGCCGGTCGCGGCCTGGAAGCGCAGGTTGAACAGCTCTTCCTTGGCCTCGCGCAGCTTGCCCTCGAGGTCGATGTCGTTGAGCTCGTCGAGCTCGGTCGCGGTGACGATGTCAGCCATCAGATCTGCCCCTCACGGGTGACGAACTTGCACTTCATCGGGAGCTTGTGCATCGCACGGCGCATCGCCTCACGAGCGACGTCCTCCGGAACTCCGGAGAGCTCGAACATGACGCGGCCGGGCTTGACGTTGGCGATCCACCACTCCGGGGAACCCTTACCGGAACCCATGCGGGTCTCGGCAGGCTTCTTGGTCAGCGGGCGGTCCGGGTAGATGTTGATCCAGACCTTTCCGCCACGCTTGATGTGACGGGTCATCGCGATACGAGCGGACTCGATCTGACGGTTGGTCACGTAGTGACCCTCGACCGCCTGGATGCCGAAGTCACCGAACGCCAGCGACGTACCGCCCTTGGCGGCGCCGGTCCGCTTGGGGTGGTGCTGCTTGCGGTGCTTGACCCTACGAGGCATCAACATGGTCAGGACTCCTCAGTGGTTGCAGGCGCGACAACAGCGTCAACAGCCGCTGCGTTGTCGGCAGGGGCCTCGGCCGGGGCCTCGGCACGGTCCGCACGCGTCGGGCGGTCGCCGCCCCGCGTGCCACGGCTCGGACGCTCGCCACCGCGGGCGCCGCCACGGGCGTCGCGGCCGCGGCCAGGAGCACCGGCGCGGGAGGCAGCCTGCGCCTCGCGCTCGGCGCGGGTGCCGGCGACCTCGCCCTTGTAGATCCAGACCTTGACGCCGATGCGGCCGAAGGTGGTCCGGGCCTCGTAGAAGCCGTAGTCGATGTCGGCACGCAGCGTGTGCAGCGGGACGCGACCCTCGCGGTAGAACTCCGAGCGCGACATCTCAGCACCGTTGAGACGGCCCGAGCACTGGATCCGGATGCCCTTGGCACCGGAGCGCATCGAGGTCTGCATGGCCTTCTTCATCGCACGACGGAACTGCACGCGACCGGAGAGCTGCTCGGCAACTCCCTGGGCGACGAGCTGGGCGTCGATCTCGGGGTTCTTGACCTCGAGGATGTTGAGCTGGACCTGCTTGCCCGTGAGCTTCTCCAGCTCGGTGCGCAGGCGGTCGGCCTCGGCGCCGCGGCGACCGATGACGATGCCCGGACGAGCGGTGTGGATGTCCACGCGGACACGGTCACGGGTGCGCTCGATCTCGACCTTGGAGATGCCGGCCCGCTCCATGCCCTTGGAGAGCAGCTTGCGGATGGCGACGTCCTCGCCGACGTACGACTTGTACAGCTTGTCGGCGTACCAACGCGACTTGTGGTCGGTCGAGATGCCGAGACGGAAGCCGTTCGGGTTGATCTTCTGTCCCATTACTTAGCAACCTCCGCCGGCTGGACAACGATCGTGATGTGGCTGGTGCGCTTGTTGATCCGGGTGGCCCGGCCCTGCGCACGCGGACGCCAACGCTTCATCGTCGGGCCCTCGTCGACCGTCGCCTTGCTCACCACGAGGGTGTTCCGGTCGAGGTCCTCGGTGGTCTCGGCGTTCGCGACGGCGCTCTCGAGGACCTTGAAGACGGTCTCGGCGGCAGCCTGCGGCGCGAACTTCAGCAGGACGAGGGCGTCGTCGACGGGAAGACCGCGAACCAGGTCCACCACGCGGCGGGCCTTCAACGGGGTGATCCGCACGAAGCGAGCCGATGCGAAGGCACCGGCCTCGTCGCCGAGCAGCGAGTCACGGCGGGCGCTGGTGCGCCGACGCTCAGTAGTACTCATCTCAGTATCTCCTTGCGTCCCCGCGTCAGCGGCGACGGCTCTTCCGGTCGTCCT
The DNA window shown above is from Marmoricola sp. OAE513 and carries:
- the rpmC gene encoding 50S ribosomal protein L29, translating into MADIVTATELDELNDIDLEGKLREAKEELFNLRFQAATGQLESHGRLRSVKKDIARIYTVVRERELGIRTAPGAAKDGAA
- the rpsC gene encoding 30S ribosomal protein S3, with product MGQKINPNGFRLGISTDHKSRWYADKLYKSYVGEDVAIRKLLSKGMERAGISKVEIERTRDRVRVDIHTARPGIVIGRRGAEADRLRTELEKLTGKQVQLNILEVKNPEIDAQLVAQGVAEQLSGRVQFRRAMKKAMQTSMRSGAKGIRIQCSGRLNGAEMSRSEFYREGRVPLHTLRADIDYGFYEARTTFGRIGVKVWIYKGEVAGTRAEREAQAASRAGAPGRGRDARGGARGGERPSRGTRGGDRPTRADRAEAPAEAPADNAAAVDAVVAPATTEES
- the rplV gene encoding 50S ribosomal protein L22; the encoded protein is MSTTERRRTSARRDSLLGDEAGAFASARFVRITPLKARRVVDLVRGLPVDDALVLLKFAPQAAAETVFKVLESAVANAETTEDLDRNTLVVSKATVDEGPTMKRWRPRAQGRATRINKRTSHITIVVQPAEVAK
- the rplP gene encoding 50S ribosomal protein L16 yields the protein MLMPRRVKHRKQHHPKRTGAAKGGTSLAFGDFGIQAVEGHYVTNRQIESARIAMTRHIKRGGKVWINIYPDRPLTKKPAETRMGSGKGSPEWWIANVKPGRVMFELSGVPEDVAREAMRRAMHKLPMKCKFVTREGQI
- the rplN gene encoding 50S ribosomal protein L14, with the protein product MIQQESRLKVADNTGAKEILCIRVLGGSGRRYAGIGDVIVATVKDAIPGGNVKKGDVVKAVIVRTVKERRRADGSYIRFDENAAVILKADGEPRGTRIFGPVGRELREKKFMKIISLAPEVL
- the rpsQ gene encoding 30S ribosomal protein S17 translates to MSEVTAEDRTRRKVREGLVVSDKMDKTVVVTVEDRVKHALYGKVLRRTSKLKAHDEQNECGIGDRVLIMETRPLSATKRWRVVSIVEKAK